One Bacteroidota bacterium genomic window carries:
- a CDS encoding integrase core domain-containing protein, translated as LYTHLETMQQHLDQWLEHYNYERPHRGYRNNGLRPAETVRKFSSQNPKTSTQNERHEG; from the coding sequence ACCTCTACACCCACCTCGAAACCATGCAGCAGCACCTGGACCAGTGGCTAGAACACTACAACTATGAACGACCCCACAGAGGATATCGAAACAATGGACTGAGGCCAGCTGAAACAGTTCGAAAATTCAGCTCTCAAAATCCAAAAACATCAACCCAGAATGAAAGACATGAAGGCTAG